One Tomitella gaofuii DNA segment encodes these proteins:
- a CDS encoding maleylpyruvate isomerase N-terminal domain-containing protein: MGDDFDELVDEVRASGERLRATLAGMTEQQAREASRLPGWTRGHVVTHLARNADAMWRFARGVIDGAPAPEMYPGGPEARAAAIEEGADRPVELLRADLQFSGVRAARAMGSIDAASLDTDIRWKHTVPARMIPVLRWRELEIHHVDLGLGYAPADWPAAFVTRTLATELPALRGTGWDGEAPDLPEAELLAWLIGRPTSEGLPAVPSWPY; encoded by the coding sequence ATGGGCGACGACTTCGACGAACTGGTCGACGAGGTGCGCGCGTCGGGGGAGCGGCTGCGGGCCACACTCGCCGGCATGACCGAGCAGCAGGCGCGGGAGGCGTCGCGGCTTCCGGGGTGGACGCGGGGGCACGTGGTGACGCACCTGGCGCGCAATGCGGACGCGATGTGGCGGTTCGCGCGCGGCGTCATCGACGGCGCACCGGCGCCGGAGATGTACCCGGGCGGGCCGGAGGCGCGGGCGGCGGCGATCGAGGAGGGCGCAGACCGGCCGGTGGAGCTGCTGCGGGCGGACCTGCAATTCTCCGGTGTGCGGGCGGCCCGGGCGATGGGGAGCATCGACGCCGCATCGCTGGACACGGACATCCGCTGGAAGCACACGGTGCCAGCGCGGATGATCCCGGTGCTGCGGTGGCGTGAGCTGGAGATCCACCATGTGGACCTGGGCCTGGGGTACGCCCCCGCGGACTGGCCGGCCGCGTTCGTCACGCGCACCCTGGCCACCGAGCTGCCCGCGCTGCGCGGCACCGGATGGGACGGCGAGGCGCCCGACCTGCCGGAGGCGGAACTGCTCGCCTGGCTGATCGGGCGCCCCACCAGCGAGGGTCTGCCCGCGGTGCCGAGCTGGCCGTACTGA
- a CDS encoding RES domain-containing protein, producing the protein MRFDVEATTVSGAWWRHIPGCGRPSYRPQPPSDNRWQRGTVVDALYLSGDRDGMWAEWYRHLAELGIPPAETLPRDVWEYNVATLTVADLSTEERLDGVDLPPPSPDRKEWRRFQRVGEKLHAQGFSGLVTISAARRQSLVLAVFLGSGLPAGLTAVQHTRVDAVPPPPRGMVT; encoded by the coding sequence GTGCGCTTCGACGTTGAAGCCACCACCGTCTCCGGCGCATGGTGGCGCCACATCCCCGGCTGCGGACGCCCCTCTTACCGTCCGCAGCCGCCGTCGGACAACCGGTGGCAGCGCGGCACCGTGGTCGACGCGCTCTATCTTTCGGGTGACCGGGATGGCATGTGGGCCGAGTGGTATCGGCACCTCGCCGAGCTCGGAATACCGCCGGCCGAGACGCTGCCGAGGGACGTATGGGAGTACAACGTCGCCACGCTCACTGTCGCCGACCTGTCCACAGAGGAACGTCTCGACGGGGTCGACCTCCCGCCGCCGTCCCCAGACCGGAAGGAGTGGCGGCGGTTTCAGCGCGTCGGTGAAAAACTGCACGCACAAGGGTTCTCCGGGCTGGTCACGATCAGCGCCGCTCGCCGGCAAAGCCTCGTCTTGGCCGTATTCCTCGGATCCGGGCTCCCCGCGGGGTTGACGGCGGTGCAGCATACGCGCGTCGACGCCGTCCCGCCCCCGCCGCGCGGAATGGTCACCTGA
- a CDS encoding conjugal transfer protein TrbL: protein MYKIMLALHLVFAIFAIGPLIHATTTASRGLRTGDAGAVATSSKSTRIYSYASFLAVIFGFGLMSSKYPWNDQTVASFSEPWIWISLILWFVAIVVALIVVVPALDSAVEKLKAGESASALIGKVAGSGGAIALLFLATVFLMVYKPGA, encoded by the coding sequence ATGTACAAGATCATGCTGGCGCTGCACCTGGTGTTCGCCATCTTCGCCATCGGCCCGCTGATCCACGCGACCACGACCGCCTCGCGCGGGCTGCGCACCGGCGACGCCGGCGCCGTCGCCACGTCGTCCAAGTCCACGCGGATCTACTCGTACGCGTCGTTCCTGGCGGTGATCTTCGGTTTCGGGCTCATGTCGTCGAAGTACCCCTGGAACGATCAGACGGTGGCGTCGTTCTCCGAGCCGTGGATCTGGATCTCGCTGATCCTGTGGTTCGTCGCCATCGTCGTCGCGCTCATCGTGGTGGTGCCCGCGCTCGACTCGGCGGTCGAGAAGCTCAAGGCCGGCGAATCCGCGTCGGCGCTGATCGGCAAGGTCGCCGGATCCGGCGGAGCGATCGCGCTGCTGTTCCTGGCGACGGTGTTCCTCATGGTCTACAAGCCGGGGGCCTGA